From a region of the Paenibacillus sp. FSL R10-2734 genome:
- a CDS encoding MarR family transcriptional regulator → MNSEYPKAIDVIHILMRSTNYIKTEFQSQLLALDTPYHLTGPRLRLLSVVAEAGKIRMNELAVKLGIKARTVTDFVDALEQDKLLVRIPDPTDRRATLIQLTELAQSTIEQNLAFQDKVADNMLENLSQEQRKQFYDLLLQLTKDKAISELCEEAK, encoded by the coding sequence ATGAACTCAGAGTATCCAAAGGCGATAGACGTCATCCACATATTAATGAGATCAACCAATTACATTAAAACAGAATTTCAATCCCAGTTATTAGCGCTCGATACACCTTATCATCTCACTGGTCCTAGGTTACGTCTGCTCTCAGTCGTTGCCGAGGCAGGCAAGATTCGGATGAATGAGTTAGCTGTTAAGCTAGGGATAAAAGCACGTACCGTTACCGACTTTGTTGATGCACTCGAACAGGATAAGCTCCTCGTTCGAATTCCTGATCCGACCGACCGACGAGCTACGCTGATTCAGCTTACGGAGCTTGCCCAATCTACTATTGAGCAAAACCTTGCTTTCCAAGATAAAGTCGCTGACAACATGCTGGAAAATCTTTCGCAAGAGCAACGAAAGCAATTTTATGACCTTCTATTGCAGCTAACCAAAGACAAAGCCATTTCCGAGTTATGTGAAGAAGCTAAGTGA
- a CDS encoding carbohydrate ABC transporter permease has translation MNALKKSGNHIFLMAYLLIILFPFLFVVFSSLKLNNAEIALSPFGLPKEFHWGNYVDAWVNAKINVYFFNSLYISVVSSCLTIIISSMIGFALTRMKYNKISAILYSVVLLGMLIPNTSLMLPIYLLLQKIGVLNTHLALIIPYVANAIPLSTIIIAAFMRSLPAEIEEASVIDGLTAKGIFARIALPLVGPALVTVFIMSFLGNWNEFLLANYFLSDDNLRTLPVGMVQFRDAKLSNYAQMSAGIVFCVVPVMLIYSVLQKQIIEGVTAGSVKG, from the coding sequence ATGAATGCGCTGAAAAAAAGCGGGAATCACATATTTTTAATGGCGTATCTGCTCATCATTTTGTTCCCATTTCTTTTCGTAGTCTTTTCTTCCTTAAAATTGAACAATGCAGAGATTGCGTTAAGTCCGTTCGGGCTGCCTAAAGAGTTTCATTGGGGAAACTATGTTGATGCATGGGTAAATGCGAAGATTAACGTTTATTTCTTTAATAGTCTATACATCTCGGTAGTATCGTCATGTCTGACGATTATCATCTCATCCATGATTGGATTCGCTCTAACGCGCATGAAGTATAACAAGATCAGTGCAATCTTATACAGTGTCGTATTGCTGGGAATGCTGATTCCAAATACATCCTTGATGCTTCCAATCTATCTATTGCTGCAAAAAATCGGAGTATTGAATACCCATCTTGCCCTCATTATCCCGTATGTTGCAAATGCGATACCATTATCTACGATTATTATCGCCGCTTTCATGCGCTCATTGCCCGCAGAAATCGAAGAGGCGTCTGTTATTGATGGACTCACTGCAAAGGGAATCTTCGCGAGAATAGCCTTGCCCTTAGTAGGACCGGCGCTCGTTACGGTATTTATCATGTCCTTCTTAGGGAATTGGAATGAATTCTTGCTTGCGAATTACTTCCTATCGGACGATAATTTACGTACTTTGCCTGTTGGAATGGTTCAGTTCCGGGATGCCAAGCTGTCTAACTACGCGCAAATGTCTGCAGGTATCGTATTCTGTGTGGTGCCTGTCATGCTTATTTATAGCGTATTGCAAAAGCAAATTATTGAAGGCGTTACGGCGGGAAGTGTAAAGGGGTAA
- a CDS encoding DoxX family protein — MAIIALVLQCLLIFAFFFSGISKLAGAKMQVDTFSHLGLPQWFRVATGLIALVGVVGLIIGFWNEGVLAIAALWLACIMLGAVLFHIRSSDPIGKIIPAVVLMILALILACFHVSALLNLM, encoded by the coding sequence ATGGCTATTATAGCACTAGTATTGCAATGCTTATTAATTTTTGCTTTTTTCTTCTCGGGAATATCTAAGTTAGCAGGGGCCAAAATGCAAGTGGACACCTTCTCTCACTTGGGATTACCCCAATGGTTCAGAGTGGCAACAGGTTTGATCGCCTTGGTAGGTGTTGTAGGTCTGATTATTGGTTTTTGGAATGAGGGAGTCCTCGCGATTGCTGCATTATGGCTGGCTTGCATCATGCTAGGGGCGGTACTGTTCCATATTCGTTCTAGTGATCCAATTGGTAAAATAATTCCGGCAGTAGTGCTCATGATTTTAGCCCTAATTCTTGCATGTTTTCATGTTTCTGCGTTGTTAAATCTTATGTGA